cggAACATCACAGTGATCCTTCATCAGTGCGAATGAAGTGCACAAATATGGAGCTCTTTGTCTCAAAGTTTCCATGTGTGTCCATTGATTCTTGGAAATGCTCTCTGAAAACGGTGCATACAATCCAGCTGATGACGGGGATTGAAAGTGAAGTGTTTCATttgacctcacacactcataagccTTGTCAGAGAACATCCTAGTTTTAAAGGATATCTGAAGAACTCCTTCACCCTGTCTTCAGAGAAGCCCAGAATCTCTGAAGCATTGTGAAGGGTTTTGTGCAGCTTGCTTAGTTTGTCGGAAACAGCGGACCTTGTGGTGCCCAGAAGGAAGCACTGGCTGAAGATGTTCCCCTTCAGTAGAGCATTCAGTGTGGCCTTGACTGGAACATGCACAGATGGAGCTCTAGGAATTACTAAACCACTTTCATTCAATGACAACCTGAGGTCATCACAGCCAGCTATGAGAAAAAGCAGTATCTTCAAAATCGCCAGAGTAAACGTCTAATCACACCTCAGGAGGTCTACCACACTGTGCTCTCCTGAGATAAGATTGAGTTCTTTGCAGCTAAGATGAAAGACAAGAACAAGTCCAAGTCCTTGAACAGGAGTTCAGATGCCCAGTCGGCCATGATTTATTTGGGTAGAGAAGGACTTGCCATAACCAGAGTGGCCCTAAAGAATGACTGCTCTCATCCATGATCATTGTGCTTGAACAGCTGGTCCAGAGCGATGCGGCTGTGTGCCTCACTGGCCCTGGTGTGGAGCACCTGCTGGAGTGTATCGCCTTGGGAGCGgagctcctcctctctgtccttctgaaTCTGTGTCTCTGAAAGATCAGGGGCTCAGTATAGCGATTTACCCGATGCGCATCCTGGCCAGGGAGTTGTACTTTTTCACAATCTCATAGGTGGTGAGGATAGCTGTTTAGCATTCAGTGATTTTTAAGTGCTGGtccacaaaaaacaaaaaagatttgttttacaCACAGCATTTCAGCTTTCTGGATCCGCATTTTCATAGTACTACTACAGTGTTGGTGGTGCTGGTTAGTTAAATACTTTCACACACGCATGGCAGTCTGGTTTTCATTTcagcacacactaatacactcaCAGACGTGCATCTATGGCTGTAATCTAGATCCTGGTCAGGGTGGAGTGATAGgagtcaggtcaggtcaggtcacaGTGAAGAACAAAAGCCCTTCAAGTGGATGAACTGAAGTTTACAACGTGCTGTCAAACTGGTCAAAACGACGCTACAACCCCTAAACTATCAATTTATGCAAAAGAATTACATTCGTACCTTAAGTCACACTTATGCCCACATTCCACAAAGTTCTACCTGACTAATGGCTCAGTTTATAAATCCAACACCAAGGTCAGAGTAACACACTCATGAAACTAACTAGATTTCGCCCCAAAGGAAGGTAAGCAGCCGATAGTTTCTACTTCACAGTGAGTAAGTAGCTTTACATAAAGGCCTTCTGATCAAATGATTAAGAAATACAGCCCATTGAATTAAAACTATTAGAGATCATGGCGGTTCAAATTAAACAGTGATGAcaccagagaagagagagaaattaggTTTACAGGAGTTTGTGATCAGGTCATGAAATGTTAATTGTCTCGTGCATGGTGAAAGGTGAGACTTGAACATTATTTCTGTACGCTAAAAAGTGAAAAAGTACACTTCCAAACATAAGCAAAAGCTATGCAGGATTGTGATTTTGTgacaaaacacagaaataaagagtCAGACCAAACACCGGTTAACCGGCTGGGTTATGTgtgagtcagtcagtgtgtatatgtttggtTAATGCTGCTCTGTAGTGTGTTTCCCAAGAGCAGTGGTGTGAAATGGTCACggtaacagacagagacagagagagagatttaaaatGATAGTTACTATGATTTAATGATTTAATCGTTGCACAGTTATGCTATTAGTAAACACACCCCTGTAAGGGTCATTAATTGGGTACAGTACTAATATTATGTCATTAtacctgtgtatgtttgtgcatgtttgtgtttaggtCTGTAtactgttgttgtgtgagggtgtgtgttaatCATTAAGATGCTCATTAAGATCATTAAGGCACAAACGTCTAAGGGTAGAGATGCTGACTGATATGGCCTAGTTAATTCTGTGCTGTGATTTGCAGGATTGCAGGGACCGAAGTTAAGTGGTTTCCCTGCCGGTAAAGAGAAAAGTCACTActgctcatctctgtgtgtaaccatggataccaaCACCCAGAGGTAAAGCTCTCTTTATGAGCCCACTCCATTACAGTGATGTTGTCACTATCTCCATGTCAACTGGACTGAGACTTGGAAATATGTGGAATATGTAAATGGTATCTGTAACATTCAACCGATTTTTTTAAGGGAAAAATGCTTTAGATCACAGTTTTGCAACTTCaacttctgtttgtgtttcagccTGGATATTACAATTGCCACACAAAAGGTTGAAGCCACAGTGTCCCATATTTCACTTATCAGTGTAGACTAGCTTTGACTTTAAGGTCTTCCTTCTGAACTTTCACCCTTTGAAACGTTTAGACATAATGTTAGAACCCAAAAGTACCCGATGAAATTCATATTAAATTTCTAGCAGACATAAAAGTGTGTTACGAATAGGTTTTCTATGTGTTGTAGTGGACCATGACGATGCCATGATGGCTTCCATTAATTCACTGCCTGGGCCTAAGAAAGGTAGAGCTGGAAGTGAACTTCCTGATTGTGAACTGGATCCTCTGAAACATGAtcctctccctcattcactccCATCCCACTCTTCAGAAATGACAGTCagaactgtctgtctctctctgtttgtttgttttgtgtgggtatttgtgtgtgctaatgttgttttctgtctttgtgaaagtgtttgtgtgagtgtttgtgttgtatgagTTGTGGGTTATGAAAGTGACTCTGGAAGCATACGTTGGTGGAAAGCCACTAGATGGTGATATAGCACTACTAGATAGAGGGCAAAGATGTCACTGTTTTTTGCTGAGATCCTCTCCAAAACCTCAGAACCATTACAAAATCGTTACTATGAATCTGGCATCGACAGTTAAATTATGTTATCTGCTGTACACAATTTCTTTCATCAATTTATACAACCGTAGTTAAAATGACTATGAATTTTCGGAATTAACGTCTCAAATCTAAGAGGAGTCACTGTAAGGTGGAATTAATAATCGCCTGCAGGGGGAGACATTGCCATTGTATCACTGTGTCGATGGTGGATACCTTAGAACAGTGCAATCACAACAATTAGCAAAGTTACAGAACAATAATGTGGTTGTCATACGTGTGACATTCATTTACTGTGGTTTGTTTCTGGACattcatttgtctgtttgtttgttctgtccGTAGCGAGTGTGACTGTGgtaaatacacatacagtattacATGCTGTCACAACTGTAGTCAGTAACAATGGCAGCCCAAAGttagagtcagtgtgtgtgtgtgtgtgtgtgggtgtgtatgtgtgtgtgtgtgtgcatgtgtgtgtttgtgtctgtgtgtatgcgttccTTCTGTCAATATTTAAAGGGTGTGCTTGCTTTGCTAAGTCAGTCCTCCACATTATCAGAAAACACTCTTAGATCCACTTGTGTGAACAACAAGTGAACAACAAAAAGAACAACCGAAATGTGTACATTACTTTTGGATGTTGCTGTTGTAATGGCAACATTATAAACGCATCTCTAAAGCATTTAGTTTCGAGTTGTATTGCTGTTATCACAAATTATAGAACTACATTATATTACTATTTGAATTATAATTTAGATTATTGATATCACATTAACATTACTAACAGAATATTATAACGTATACCAACCAGCTTTTAATGTGATTCGTGAAGCAAGATTGGTGATATGATAATTCTGCACCTTTTCCTAATGAAGGAAGTGATGCAGCAAAGCCACCAGCCAGTGCAGTGAGGAGAAGGACTGAGACTGAGCTGCAACCAAAAGGTGGAGATTACAATAAAAGGGAAGTCTGATGGACAGATAGGGAGTACAtcgaagggaggaagggaatgagatagagaggagagcagggaagCATGGGAGAAAGAGTAAAGAATATGGCTGTTCAGATGAAAAGGGTGAGAACGAcaagtgagtgagacagtggaTGACGAGAAAAGACTATAGGGATTATGAGGGGTGGCGTTGGAGCACTGGACAATTAAGTCTTGAGCGTAAAGAAGACTACTGGCATTTTTTAAACACTCAAAGTGTCTTAAGAGCTTTATAGGAGATTCTGCAGTGTAAGAACAAATCACCAAGGCCTGTTGGGGCAACAGGCCCATGGTAACGCCACATGCTCATGGGTACGTTTTCAGACCCTTCCAAGTTTTCCACATTGTGTTATGTTTCAGACTCATCTTAAAATGGATTCAAGTCATTCATTTTTCTTATCAgtctacacacaacacaccacaatgaCAAGGCAAAAGAGATTTTTGGAGTGTTTTGTACATTTATTACAAATAAAAGACTCAACAATCTGTCCTTGAACCCAGTAAAATGTGCAAGAATGTTGCTTCTGCCAAGGCGCATGATGCCATTGTTCATCAGCCATGTCCACTGTTTGCCTGTTAAAGGTCAACTATGTCGTGTTGAGGTTGCCATGTGCCTGGAGTGTTTGTATGCTTTACATGAAATGTCACTCCAAGCTGTGACTCCAGTCATTTTCTTTAGGGAACAATTATCTGTTTGTCAAGTGCAGGGGCATGAAATAATTAATCATTTCAAAATAAGTGATACTTGAGACATTTCACAAGGTCGCCTGTGTCAATCTCTATAGGCACTAGATGGCGCAACTCCCCgtattttacattttgtatgaattgtgctCTGGTATAAGGTTTTATCTATCTCCTGTAAGAAGTTAAGTTTAAAAGGCCATGGATTTTTCAATCAACATTTAACTAAATGCTGATAAACAATGCACACTCTACATTAACTTTACTTTTAGGCAAAATATACACAATATTTGGGACCAAAGACAAGTGACTTTGAAATCATTATGTGTTGCATGGTCAGAATAGAAAATATGATAAAAACatgcctaaataaaaaataatgtatCCCTTCAAAACCACTTTATAGTTTTTATGACTTTTTAATTATCACAAACTCATTTAGAGATAATGTGCACAGGGTGAAACCTAAGTGTCTCTGTTACCTACGTAACTACACAGAGTCTGCGGATTTAATGTCTTGAAATACGGAGTTTGAAACTTTCTGCTATGCGCTTCCATGCGTTCAGATGTGTACGTTTGTTAAAGAGTTCAGTGAGGAGTCCAGGAGGTCCGACACTTCTGACGTAGGGAATCAGGTGACaaaacttttctctctctagattctctccctccttctcaacCCGCACGAAGACTGTTATAAGCAAGGAAAGTTTGACAAGTGGTGCTCAGTTTCTCTGTAGTCCCAAACTTGGATTTCAAGAAAGCGGCGACTGTTTGAGAAGAAGTTACGGAGAAAGTGCCTCCGGGCTCTCTTCTTACTTCTCGGTGACTTTCCAGGTAAGCTTGAGATAACTTTGACAACTTCAAAGAAGAAAACAGTGCATTTTACGTCTTTATAGTAGTTTGTGAGAACTTTGATTTGAGAGTGCATCTCAACATTTTGTGAGCATATGAGACACAAATCTTTTTGAGGCTCAATCTCAATGAGTTGATTTTGGTctagaacatttaaaataaatgaattgtaAATATAGAAGTAGTTGTGTTGTGAATCATTCAGGGTTTTACATGCCCACGTTTTTAGATATTTGCTGCAGATTCTGGAAAAGGATTTTACATCAAAATATTGAGCATCTGTAGCGTACACTGTCGCTTATACATCTTGACGGTAAAATGAGACGGTGATCTTGCCAACAATAATAGTCTTAAGAACAATTAATAGttaattattttacatttttagggGTTCTCAGACAAAAAATGAATGGGAAATAAACCATATTTACACTTGGATCCCTTTTCACTGTTAGATTGTAATCAGATAAAGCTCTTTCCCCTGTTAAGACCAGTCACACTTAACTTGAACTCGAAATTTGTTTTAGTCCTGTCGCGCATCTGGAAGGCACACGTTTCACAGCTGTGGGAATGTGAAGTTCTTTCTGGATGGCACTATATTAGACCAGTGGTCTATCTGGAATCTTAGGCCTACCTGCGAACTTTAATACAGAGTCAGAATTCGGGGTTTCAAATCGGGGTACAACGCACCTATACAATATTTAGCCTATAGTGAGCGTTATGGGGGACCAGAAGGGGCTTTGCTTTGTGTATTGTAAACAAATATGGAGTAAATTGAAAGAGAGGCTTTACTTAATAATTCATTAAAGTGCCCCACAAACGACCCAGTGTGGTTTTTGTACCAAGAAAGAAGTTGCGTCCTGTAAAACCACTGAAAATGTATACCGGATTCAGCGAATTTAAGCCGTACGTAGCTATTCTTTGCAATTTTTCCGAGGCAGCGGGCAGTGCCGTCTCCTGAACCCCGTTGTGTGGTCCCGACagcttgataaaaaaaaaacagaaaataccCTGTAATCTCGGCATTTCACTCCTTTAACAAGGTACTCTTGACATCTTTTCTAAATAAACTGGGCCCTTGGTGGTTCACTGATGGCATCCGTCTACGCATTATGTGCAGTCACTCGCCTCTTTCCTATGTGTTCGAGCTGTGGGTTTTAATCGTCACAGTCTCCCACTAGATGAAATGTTTCAGTGATTTTAGAGCGGTGCTGGCAACTGCAACCAGGCCAGAACAGAGCTACCTGTTACCAGGCTCAGAGAAAGATACTAGTGAAAACCAGTAGGCTACAGCGGCTACAGACCTGAGAGGTGAAAGTTTCGTTTGTAGGTTTCAGTAAACCGACTGCGTCGCGGTTGCATAGATACAAGTATGGCAGAGTCTGTGGTGCCAATTAAGAATTCATACAAAAGGATACAATCCATTTTAGGCATAATTCCTGCAGACTGGACCAGGCATGGTTGTAAATACGTTTAGGTATGGATTGCTGCATCTTGATGGGATCCTAGAGGACCCTTGAGGACTTCTTTCATTGACTATATGGTCTTTAATGTTTATAGGGACTTTCTTGCGAAATGGTTTGATAAAGAACAGGTCCACAGCGCAAATGTGCAGTCTtataaaaggaaaaacaaacaaacatgaaattgACGGTCATACAAAACTTTGACGACCACCTGCATGTGTCACACTGTCCACTTATTTTTCAGTGAACACGGCTGTAAATAGAGTTTCTCTATCAGATATTTCAACCTCATGGATGTGCACTGAGTCTGCAAAGCAATCTCAAGTGCCTTTGAGGCCCAGATCCTACGCCAACTTACTTGTGGTGGTTGCAATATCACAAATAACTGCAGTGTAGGCAGTTGATGATTATTGCCCCACAGGATTTGTACAGGGTTGTGTATTTCAATAGCTTTGACTTTTTGTGCAATCTGGGATGCTTTTACAACTGTTAGATGGGTGACCTTTAATGTTTTTGATCTGTTTGCAGTTAGAACTCCCTCGAGATGGGTGACTGGAGTGCTTTGGGAAGACTCCTGGACAAAGTCCAGGCTTACTCCACGGCCGGTGGAAAAGTCTGGCTCTCCGTGCTTTTCATCTTTCGCATCCTGGTGCTGGGGACGGCAGTGGAGTCGGCGTGGGGCGATGAACAGTCGGCCTTCAAATGCAACACGCAGCAGCCCGGTTGCGAGAACGTCTGCTACGACAAGTCCTTTCCTATCTCGCACGTGCGCTACTGGGTGCTACAGATTATCTTCGTGTCCACGCCCACGCTGCTCTACCTGGCTCACGTCTTCTACCTGATGCGCAAGGAGGAGAAGCTCAACCGCAAGAAAGAGGAGCTGAAGTTGGTGGGCAACGACGGTGGTGACGTGGAGATCCCGCTGCAGAAGATCGAGATGAAGAAGCTCAAGCACGGGCTGCAGGAGCACGGCAAGGTCAAGATGAAGGGCGCCCTCTTGCGCACCTACATCTTTAGCATCCTCTTCAAGTCGCTCTTCGAGGTGGGCTTCCTGGTCATCCAGTGGTACTTGTACGGCTTCACGCTTGCGGCAGTGTACACTTGCGAGCGCGACCCCTGCCCGCACCGCGTGGACTGCTTTCTCTCCCGGCCCACGGAGAAGActgtcttcatcatcttcatgcTGGTGGTTTCGCTGGTGTCCCTGGGGCTCAACGTAGTCGAGCTGTTCTACGTCTTCTACAAGCGTATCAAGGACCGCGTCAAGGGGAATCAGGGTAACCTCTACCCCATCGCCGGCACCATGAGCACCACGCCCAAGGACATGTCCACCACCAAGTACGCCTACTACAACGGATGCTCATCGCCCACCGCCCCACTCTCCCCCATGTCACCGCCAGGCTACAAGCTGGCCACGGGGGAGAGGACCAACTCCTGTCGCATTTATAACAAGCAGGCCAACGAGCAGAACTGGGCCAACTACAGCACGGAGCAGAACCGGCTGGGCCAGAACGGCAGCACCATCTCCAACTCGCATGCCCAGGCCTTTGACTTCCCAGATGGCACCCAGGAGCACCAGAAACTGCCGCCGGGCCACGAGCTTCAGCCACTGGCGCTCCTGGACCCAAGGCCTTGCAGCCGGGCCAGCAGCCGCATCAGCAGCCGACCACGGCCGGACGATCTAGACGTCTAGCCCCGGCGGTCaatcccccacccacccctctttGTCCCAGCCACCATCCTcgacccccccacccttccctccctgtcttcctctaggtcccccactctctctctctctctctctctctcaatccctttGTCTTCTGAAGAGCGGGGGGTCACCATGGCCAGAGAACAGAAGGCACAAAGAGGCCACCTCACGTGCTAGGAGCAAAGAGGAATAAGAGTAGGGTGGTGAGGCCGATGGTTCCTCCTCTACCCCCCTGACCCTCCCTTCCTCATCCACTGTTCTCACCAGACTCTAGTCATCAGAGacttttaaaaaacaattaCTTAACACTGCTGGAGGTACTATCTATTAATGATGATGTTGAAACTAGTGGAGCTAACAAGCCTTAACAACAGAACAGCTATGGAGGAGGGAAGGGCACAAGACTCTGATGTTCTGTTTGCTGATTCCCATGACAGTCCCTCACTTCACAGTAGAAGATTATGCCTTGGTGATGTGTTTGGTTTGATCGACCTGTGTTGGTGTAATCCGgtgaccatacacacacacacacacacacaccctctaacacacacatgcacacacacacacccacatagaaAAACAAAGAACATTCCAATTTGAAAATGTTGCACTTGTAGTTCATTTACTGAAAGCAGTCTAACACGaactaaagaaagaaaggaaaacataaaaaggaaacaaaTCACTTGGGTCTAGTCCCCATTATGCGCCTTCTCTCGCAAGACCTCAAGTCCATCATGTGAAACAGGGTTGTGAGTAAATTCTAATGCTAAATATCATGAcatactatttatttattaccaAACATATACAGGACATCCACCACTAGGCGAGGATTGACTACTACCCAAGGTCATAATCATGTGAGTAATGTTTGAAGTCACTATACCCAACTGCATATTTATTGACCACAATCCAAATTTCAGAAATACACAAGTGAAAGGTCGCTCTTTTAGTAATTGTAGTGGACTGTCATTTCCTGATAAACTTTGAATTTATGTGCTGTCAGTTttattgatttgtgttttttttttgtgggatATGTTTGATGTCTGGACTAAAGCTGCTGTAAGATACACAGCTTGACTCTTTTGCaaaattttgtttttaaaactttttattttaaagaaatgttttgtttttctctttttctctcaaaggtgatattttattttgttcttttttgaaTGGGAGAAGAAGGCAGTGGAGagcgttttttttattaattttttttattcaatgtAATCTTGCTGCTTGAGAGATAGATTTTTAGTACTGTAAATCAAGCTAACTGTGTCACAAATGTGAGTTTTTAGAAGACTGCTTAGAGAGCTGGACTAATATTTAGTCACTATATTGAAATATGGTATACACCAATGTAGCTCCACAAACACCAAACATTAGTTGATGAAATTTCAATTGGACAATTATGAATTCCACAACTTTGCATCATAGATTTTGGTACTCGAACACGCAGGATCAGGAATTATGTTTCAGCTACAATGGTGTTTGCACTGAAATCCTGGCTAGGTTGTAATATGATGCAAAAAAAGTGGCAAATGTTCTCTGATATGCATGATactaatttattttttacaacatACAAGGCAAAAAATGACCACATTTCCATAGAGCTGTACCTTTGGGTTTTGATCTGTTGATGTCAATATCAGATTTTCCATCCAATGACAGACAaaaatttgtttgcatatttgtTTGATAGAAGTGTGATGAGATGAAGTCACTCCATGGAAATACACTGTTGTACAGTGTTCAAGTGCATGAGAAGAaaaataacagaacagaacaaaacaaaacaaaacatcattAATCATATCTGTGAAAAGCTAATTTTAACcaataaagatttttttctttcttatatttgttttcattcatttttacaTACATATGTTAGATAGCTTAAAACGTTTGCCCTGTTGCCACTAGAAAGGAAGGTACAGATAAAGTATGTTACATATATGTTTTAAAAGGCCCAAGAAAGTTAGAAAATTTCACCATATAAAAATATCCAGTGTGCTCTCCCTTATCCAAGTTTCCTATTTAACCTCTCTACAACACTAAATAAAACCATATGCTGGAGCTGAATCTGTGGGCCACATGTGGTTGAAACAAGAATGGGCAAAAAACCCTTGACTTTGATCTAGTGCTAATTAATCCAGATTTTAAATTCTACATTCAGCTTTTATCAAGAATATTACAAGCAGTGGTTTCAGGTACATGAATGTTGAAAGCGAAAGCTATAAAAAGGGTGACTAATTGTTGCCCTGTTGTACACTTACCAAACAGAATATCATCAACATGACATGCACCTACCACCCGTGTGAAGCTGAAGACAAGCACTTTGTCCCAATTAAAATTAACTTGGGTGAAATGCGTTTGTTAGCAATTAGGAGTCAGTAGCAAAAATGTTTCTGAGGAAATGGGTATCCAACTGCCTCCCCCTCCGTGTCCAACGGAACACCTGCATGCTCGTAATATCATAACATTTCATCCCCTTGAGCCCTTAGTGAACCAATCAGTGACATCCACTTCCAGGGCAGGTCGGGGGAAGAAAGAGTCGGGTGATGTTTGTGCACGTCTCGTTGTTTATTTTTGGAAACGTGAGGATTCAAGTGAGGACAGTTTTACTGCACATAAAGCTTTATTTCCCCCACAGACTACTGAGAGAGCCTTGGCGTCTGAGTCGCAGCACCACCGCACAGACCACAGCTCCAGGGTGGTGCTACGAGTGTACATGCTAATCGCTGCCAACTCAGACTAAAAATGGCACATCATCCCTACGCGTCAGCCCCGTGCCCTAATAAAAACGGCTGGCGAGTGGTCCtcgtaattctttttttttcctcaaactTTCGTCAGCACTCTGGCTGTGGAACAAATTAGTTTTGAATTTTTCAACTTTCAAAATTACACGTTTCTCaagttcctcttttttttcctcccacaGAAATCATAGTGTGCTACATGAGAGACTTCCTGGCCGACTCTTGAACTACCGgtttgggtgtgcgtgtgtagggggGGTATTTCAGTACTGGATCGGCTCTTCAAAAGGACACCAGTGGAGGTTAGGCTACCGAATATGTCCATCTGCTTTCATTGGCCTTCCACATGAAAGCCCTTCTCTATGGCTTGTTTACCACCAAACTCTTTGTACATGGGTCAGATGGGTGCACTCTTAGACCAGCACAGAGGATCCCCGCATGGCTCCTTACGGGTCAGAGGAGTGTAGGTTAAACAGCTCATCATATTTCATCCTTGCGAGCAGGgcccagtttctctctctccctctctggtctGCAGGCAGAAAACCCGGCCACCGAACACATTCCCTTCATTCTGCGTGCAAATGTGAGAATgtttctcagttttttttttttaactgcggAGAAGGGAACAGTCTCAGGCCTGCTGTTTTTGAGCCACACCGCAGTGTACGGATATCATGCTCAGTCATGTTTCCTGaaagatccacacacacacacacacacactcccaactgTTTACATGAGTATAAGTAAAGGAAAACAATAAGATGCTTCCAACGCATTAACGTCAAGAGTGGCTGAGCTCGAATGGTGGCTCAGTTTTCTTTGCGGTCGAAAAAATTGAATTCAGACCcaatccattttctttttttcttttttccactcTCTTTGGGTCAGACAGAAGGGGGGTTGCTGGGATGGCTGTGGCTTTATTAAAAGATGGGAGCACAGCATTTAAAGGGCTCAAGAACATGCCACATGCTCTACTGTTACGCGCAGAGAACATCACAGCAGAAACAGTCCACTTTATTAACACAGTACTGAAGATCTGAAGCATTGCAACAACATAATGAAATGGAACGCCACGCCCCATGGTAATACAAGAATACTAGAGCAAGGGGGTGTTGAAGCACTGCAGTACAAAACACTTAAagatatctctcctctctctctctctctctctctctctctctctctctctctctctctctcttactcagtctctctctggctctgtagAAGCAGCAGGATATTTGTTCAAGAGGAGCCCAGCGACAGGCCCTCCAGCGACTGACCCAAGGTCTACCATTTCTTCTCCAGTGGAAAAAGACTCCTCAGGAACTCATTTGAAGTGTACTGGTTCCAGCCACGTGCTGTAAATATTCAGTCGAGAAGTAGCACATGCCGTCCTGAGATGTGTCACTCAGTGAGGCTCCAGATGCCCTAGACAAGGCATAAAAGTGTGGTAAAAGTTTTATGCAAAAAAATAGACGTTTTTACAATTGCCATGGACTAACCGCAAAACAATTTTGCTTCCTTGTATCTTTagatctctccttctctcaagGAACAGACTCTCATAAACatacagagtctctctctctctctctctctgacgctctcactcgcccacacacacacgcacacacacacacacacactaccacagtaCAGCACCACACGCAGAAATTTCATATTTTATGTGCTTTCATTTCAAGGCACATAAACCACTGATTGCAAAAAGCTGCATCCCAGACATGGCTGTTTGAAGTCTAagacgtgtgcgtgtgcgtgtgcgtgtgtgtgtgacatg
Above is a genomic segment from Clupea harengus chromosome 15, Ch_v2.0.2, whole genome shotgun sequence containing:
- the gja1b gene encoding gap junction alpha-1 protein; translation: MGDWSALGRLLDKVQAYSTAGGKVWLSVLFIFRILVLGTAVESAWGDEQSAFKCNTQQPGCENVCYDKSFPISHVRYWVLQIIFVSTPTLLYLAHVFYLMRKEEKLNRKKEELKLVGNDGGDVEIPLQKIEMKKLKHGLQEHGKVKMKGALLRTYIFSILFKSLFEVGFLVIQWYLYGFTLAAVYTCERDPCPHRVDCFLSRPTEKTVFIIFMLVVSLVSLGLNVVELFYVFYKRIKDRVKGNQGNLYPIAGTMSTTPKDMSTTKYAYYNGCSSPTAPLSPMSPPGYKLATGERTNSCRIYNKQANEQNWANYSTEQNRLGQNGSTISNSHAQAFDFPDGTQEHQKLPPGHELQPLALLDPRPCSRASSRISSRPRPDDLDV